CTGTGATATACCCTACAATAAAAGGAATTAGGGTTCCCAGGTCTCCAAAGGCGCCTGCCCATTCGGTTTTGTCATAGCGGTTCTTTAAAGGTTTAGTCTGAGTTGCCGTCCCTGGTGGTTGAGACATAGAATCACCTCACTGGGATACTTAGCAAGGAACCATACCATTTTCTTCTAATATAGTATGGCCTTCCGGCCCGGTAAGAAGGTCAATAAAGGCTTGGGCTAGTTCTGGATGCTGCGTTGTCTTAACAATTCCTACAGCAAACTCTATGGGTTTACCATGTATAATAATGTTTTTACCGGGAATTTTACTTTCCACCGATAGAAAGGCCTGGTCGTAATAGTCTGCATAGGCGGGGTTAGAAAGATTAATCTTGGAAGGTAGGCTTAGGTAGGGAAAGCCCAGTTGCTTTGCTTCCGAAGAATAAAGAAAAGCATAGTCAACCTCTCCTGCCATTAAAGCCCCCGCCAAATCCAATGATTTGGGGTAGGTGGTGTGGGGAATACAGGCCTTTTCCAATTGATTGGCCAGACCGGGCCGCTGATAGAATTTTTCAGCCAGTTGCCAAACCATCAAGCTTCTGTAACCACAGGGGTCAAGGTTGTGATCTGAACGGGCAAATTTTACACCTGGTTGCAATAAGATGTCGGCCCAGTTGTCTTGGTTAATTTCTTGGTTACCCTGAGAAAAGCGGTGATAGCCAATGACAATTTGATCCGTTGCAAAAACAAAATAATTCTCAACTAGCTCGGGTACTAATAATTCCGCAAAGAGAGCTTGATCAGCCAGAGCTACAATGTCATATTTCTCCCCGGATAGTAACCTTTTAGCACCTTCCCTTGAACCAACCCCTTTCATTTCCAGTGTTATGCCAGGATTTTTGGCTAAGAATAGTTCTCTGCAATCTCCGATAACCCTGTGTAACGCCCCGGCGTTAATTATTTTCAAAGAGCAATCCTTGTTGGCCATCTCCAGTTACCCCCATTGACCTACAAATTATATTGTTCATATGTTTTGATAAAGTTCTCTAACTTTTCCCTTTGTTGTCTAATGCTTGCGGTCCATTGGGCCAGCAATACCTCGCCATTATTGGTAATGGTGTAGAGGCGCCTGCCGGGTCCTGACGGTCCAGTCTCCCAGTGAGACTTAACCAGGTCCTCCTTATCCATACGTCTCAAGTGGCGGTATACCGTGGCTGGGTCCACTTCCCCAAGGGTAAAATCTGAATCATTTAGCCTCTGAATAAGTTCATAACCATGAGAAGGTTTTATCTGCAGTAACAACAGTAACTGTGCTTCTATTATCCTGTCACTGGAAAGATTTATATTATTAGTCATATATGACTGCACCTCAACTATATTCATGATGCAAATAGATTTTTTGTTACTATAGCACAGTGTGTTTTTCTTTTCAATAATGAAGCGGTAACAATGATCCCTTTTTCTAATGTTTACTTAAGTCAACCAACAGCGGGTAGCCGTGATAAACCTTGACTTTTGCCAGCACCAGACCCTCTCTGGCGGCATCTTCCAGCTCTGAACTGCTGTCCTCAGGGATGAAGTATTTATCCAGATTGTAGTTTAGTCTCACACGATACTGGCCATCGGCATCTTTATCCACATACTGAAAGGTGCAAGGCAGATAGAGGCCTGCCGGTGGTTCAGTTACAAGGCGCTCTACCGTGTGATAGGGGCCATCCTTTTTAAGCACTG
This region of Desulforamulus ferrireducens genomic DNA includes:
- a CDS encoding extracellular solute-binding protein — its product is MANKDCSLKIINAGALHRVIGDCRELFLAKNPGITLEMKGVGSREGAKRLLSGEKYDIVALADQALFAELLVPELVENYFVFATDQIVIGYHRFSQGNQEINQDNWADILLQPGVKFARSDHNLDPCGYRSLMVWQLAEKFYQRPGLANQLEKACIPHTTYPKSLDLAGALMAGEVDYAFLYSSEAKQLGFPYLSLPSKINLSNPAYADYYDQAFLSVESKIPGKNIIIHGKPIEFAVGIVKTTQHPELAQAFIDLLTGPEGHTILEENGMVPC
- a CDS encoding PadR family transcriptional regulator — protein: MTNNINLSSDRIIEAQLLLLLQIKPSHGYELIQRLNDSDFTLGEVDPATVYRHLRRMDKEDLVKSHWETGPSGPGRRLYTITNNGEVLLAQWTASIRQQREKLENFIKTYEQYNL